A window of the Catharus ustulatus isolate bCatUst1 chromosome 23, bCatUst1.pri.v2, whole genome shotgun sequence genome harbors these coding sequences:
- the CDK5R1 gene encoding cyclin-dependent kinase 5 activator 1 codes for MGTVLSLSPSYRKAPLFEEGAATVGHYTAVQNSKNAKEKGLKRHSLISVLPWKRIAAVSAKKKSSKKVQPNGGYQSNVTHLNNENLKKSLSCANLATFAPPPPPAAAAAALASAQKAPPAAPAAAAATPRRVVVQASTSELLRCLGEFLCRRCYRLKHLSPTDPVLWLRSVDRSLLLQGWQDQGFITPANVVFLYMLCRDVISAEVASDHELQAVLLTCLYLSYSYMGNEISYPLKPFLVESCKEAFWDRCLSIIDLMSPKMLQVNADPHYFTQVFADLKKESGSEEKGRLLIGLDR; via the coding sequence ATGGGCACGGTGCTGTCGCTGTCGCCGAGCTACCGGAAGGCCCCGCTGTTCGAGGAGGGGGCGGCCACGGTGGGGCACTACACGGCGGTGCAGAATAGCAAGAACGCCAAGGAGAAGGGCCTTAAGCGGCACTCGCTGATCTCGGTGCTGCCTTGGAAGCGCATCGCCGCCGTCTCCGCCAAGAAGAAGAGCTCCAAGAAGGTGCAGCCCAACGGCGGCTACCAGAGCAACGTGACCCACCTCAACAACGAGAACCTGAAGAAGTCGCTCTCCTGCGCCAACCTCGCCACCTTcgcccccccgccgccccccgccgccgccgccgccgccctcgCCTCGGCGCAGAAGGCGCCCccggccgcgcccgccgccgccgccgccaccccGCGCCGGGTCGTGGTGCAGGCGTCCACCAGCGAGCTGCTGCGCTGCCTCGGCGAGTTCCTGTGCCGCCGCTGCTACCGCCTGAAGCACCTCTCGCCCACCGACCCCGTGCTCTGGCTGCGCTCCGTGGACCGctcgctgctgctgcagggctggcaggaccAGGGCTTCATCACGCCGGCCAATGTGGTCTTCCTCTACATGCTGTGCCGGGACGTCATCTCGGCCGAGGTGGCCAGCGACCACGaactgcaggcagtgctgctcaccTGCCTGTACCTCTCCTACTCCTACATGGGCAACGAGATCTCCTACCCGCTGAAGCCCTTCCTGGTGGAGAGCTGTAAGGAGGCCTTCTGGGACCGCTGCCTCTCCATCATCGACCTCATGAGCCCCAAGATGCTGCAGGTCAACGCCGACCCGCACTACTTCACCCAGGTCTTCGCCGACCTCAAGAAGGAGAGCGGCTCCGAGGAGAAGGGCCGGCTGCTCATCGGCCTCGACCGGTGa